One window of Equus quagga isolate Etosha38 chromosome 4, UCLA_HA_Equagga_1.0, whole genome shotgun sequence genomic DNA carries:
- the ZNF639 gene encoding zinc finger protein 639, whose amino-acid sequence MNEYPKKRKRKTLHPSRYSDSSGISRIADGFNGIFSDHCYSVCSMRQPDLKYFDNKDDDSDTEPSNDLPKFADGIKARNRNQNYLVPSPVLRILDHTAFSTEKSADIEICDEECDSPESVSQQTQEESPLEVHAAEDVPIAAEVHAISEDYDIETENNSSESLQDQTDEEPPAKLCKVLDKSQALNVTAQQKWPLLRANSSGLYKCELCEFNSKYFSDLKQHMILKHKRTDSNVCRVCKESFSTNMLLIEHAKLHEEDPYICKYCDYKTVIFENLSQHIADTHFSDHLYWCEQCDVQFSSSSELYLHFQEHSCDEQYLCQFCEHETNDPEDLHSHVVNEHACKLIELSDKYNNGEHGQYSLLSKITFDKCKNFFVCQVCGFRSRLHTNVNRHVAIEHTKIFPHVCDDCGKGFSSMLEYCKHLNSHLSEGIYLCQYCEYSTGQIEDLKIHLDFKHSADLPHKCSDCLMRFGNERELISHLPVHETT is encoded by the exons ATGAATGAATatcctaagaaaagaaaaaggaagactttaCACCCTTCTCGTTATTCAG ATTCCTCTGGAATAAGCAGAATTGCAGATGGATTCAATGGAATTTTTTCTGACCATTGTTATAGTGTCTGTTCTATGAGACAACcagacttaaaatattttgacaacaAAG ATGATGATTCTGACACAGAGCCATCAAATGACTTGCCAAAATTTGCAGATGGAATCAAGGCcagaaacagaaatcagaatTACCTGGTCCCCAGTCCTGTACTTAGGATTCTAGACCACACTGCCTTTTCTACAG aaaaatctgctgataTTGAAATTTGCGATGAAGAGTGTGACTCTCCTGAATCGGTCAGCCAGCAGACTCAAGAGGAGAGCCCTCTGGAGGTTCACGCTGCCGAGGACGTTCCGATTGCTGCAGAAGTGCATGCCATTTCCGAAGACTAtgatatagagacagaaaacaactCCTCTGAGAGTCTCCAAGACCAGACTGATGAAGAGCCCCCGGCTAAACTCTGCAAAGTCCTCGACAAGAGCCAGGCCTTGAATGTGACTGCCCAGCAGAAATGGCCTTTACTGAGAGCTAATAGCAGCGGCCTCTATAAGTGTGAACTGTGCGAGTTCAACAGCAAATATTTTTCCGATTTAAAGCAGCATATGATCCTGAAGCATAAGCGCACTGATTCAAATGTGTGTCGAGTGTGCAAGGAAAGTTTCTCTACCAACATGCTTCTGATCGAGCACGCCAAACTGCACGAAGAGGATCCCTACATTTGTAAATACTGCGATTATAAGACGGTGATCTTTGAGAACCTCAGCCAGCACATTGCAGACACCCATTTTAGTGACCACCTTTATTGGTGCGAGCAGTGCGATGTGCAGTTCTCCTCAAGCAGTGAACTCTATCTCCATTTCCAGGAGCACAGCTGTGACGAACAGTACTTGTGTCAGTTCTGTGAACATGAGACGAATGACCCAGAAGACTTGCATAGCCATGTGGTAAATGAACATGCATGTAAATTAATAGAGTTAAGTGATAAGTATAACAATGGAGAACACGGACAGTACAGCCTCTTAAGCAAAATTACCTTTGATAAATGTAAAAACTTCTTTGTCTGTCAAGTGTGTGGTTTTCGGAGTAGACTTCATACCAATGTTAACAGGCATGTTGCTATTGAACATACTAAAATTTTTCCTCATGTTTGTGATGACTGTGGGAAAGGCTTTTCAAGTATGCTAGAATATTGCAAACATTTAAATTCACATTTATCTGAAGGCATTTATTTATGTCAATACTGTGAATATTCAACAGGACAAATTGAagatcttaaaattcatctaGATTTCAAGCATTCGGCTGACTTACCTCATAAATGTAGTGACTGCTTGATGAGGTTTGGAAATGAAAGGGAGTTAATAAGTCACCTTCCAGTCCATGAGACAACTTGA